In a genomic window of Actinomadura rubteroloni:
- a CDS encoding ABC transporter ATP-binding protein gives MSDAPGLRRLLPYARAQRASLVATAVTAVGVAAVGVAVPVVERRIVDDAILGHGAPLLPWLGVLLALAVAGFALTKVRRYRAAKVNVEVVIALREAIHAQVQRLDLAAHGTLSTGQLASRASADVQLISAVTRAIPSIAASVLLMTGALAVMVVLSPPLALVSLTVVPALAALSWRMRRTLVPATFDAQARAADVAEIVDQAVTGVRVVKAFGAEDRELRRLEGAAAALFGSSMRTIRIMARFQPALAAVPAFGQVAVLAFGGWLAIRHQITVGTFLAFASYLVMLTGPAQSLAGLFGRVQQARAGAARVFELLDSVPAVADAPDAVELPKVAGRIDFDAVTFGFRRSEPVLDGFDLHLAPGETVALVGASASGKSTAAMLLARFYDPQQGSVRVDGRDVRSVTLGSLRSQIGMVFEDAFLYSRSVRDNIAHGRPDATDAEVAAAARAAEAAGFIAALPDGYATVVGERGITLSGGQRQRLALARALLADPPVLVLDGATSAVDARVEESIHATLRRVLAGRTTLIIAHRRSTLRLADRIAVVDAGRVVDTGTHEELTARCARYRVLLAGEREQLDDGADEPEPVRRAAPERAELLPEDADLLRRVAELPPATDVPGVDVAAETRPDSGFTLRRFLRPYRGALAAGLALVLCDAAAGIAGPYLSRDGVDRGVLHGDTAAVLAVAGVFCLVTVLGVLAGRAVTLVTGRTGERLMYALRLRVFAQLQRLGVDYYEREMAGRIMTRMTTDVSAFSALLSDGLLTAVAGTFTFAGVAVAMFTMNARLAGATALVLLPLIAATVVFRRLSAGPYREARDRIATVNAVLQESLSGVRETQAFAQEERRQREFAAATRAYADARLRSQHLISLYFPFVQFLGEVAAVLVLGLGAGLAGGGALTAGELIAFLLYLDLFFSPIQQFADVFDDWQQARVSMGRIGGLMAAPLTVPAPERPAPLPDITGAIEFRDVRYAYPGTGTDVVTGVDLRVAPGERVAIVGATGAGKSTLVRLAARFADPVAGAVLVDGCDLRTLDPAAYRRRLGYVPQEPFLFAGTVRDNIAYGDPGASDERVRAAARAVGAHAAIAAMPDGYDTEVTERGRSLSAGQRQLVCLARAELVAPAILLLDEATADLDLATEARVTAAMDRLASGRTTLLIAHRLQTARHADTIVVMDGGRIVESGTHDALLAADGAYARLWTAAS, from the coding sequence ATGAGCGACGCCCCGGGTCTCCGCCGCCTGCTGCCCTACGCGCGGGCGCAGCGCGCCAGTCTCGTCGCAACCGCCGTCACGGCCGTCGGGGTCGCGGCGGTCGGCGTGGCCGTCCCGGTGGTCGAGCGGCGGATCGTGGACGACGCGATCCTCGGCCACGGCGCCCCGCTGCTGCCCTGGCTCGGCGTGCTGCTCGCGCTGGCCGTCGCGGGGTTCGCGCTGACGAAGGTGCGCCGCTACCGGGCCGCGAAGGTGAACGTCGAGGTCGTCATCGCGCTGCGCGAGGCGATCCACGCGCAGGTGCAGCGGCTCGACCTCGCCGCCCACGGCACGCTGTCCACCGGGCAGCTCGCCAGCCGCGCGAGCGCCGACGTGCAGCTCATCTCGGCCGTCACCCGCGCGATCCCGTCGATCGCCGCGAGCGTGCTGCTCATGACCGGGGCGCTCGCGGTGATGGTCGTGCTGTCGCCGCCGCTCGCGCTCGTGTCGCTGACCGTCGTGCCCGCGCTCGCGGCGCTGTCGTGGCGGATGCGGCGGACGCTCGTCCCCGCGACGTTCGACGCCCAGGCTCGCGCGGCGGACGTCGCCGAGATCGTGGACCAGGCCGTCACCGGCGTCCGGGTCGTGAAGGCGTTCGGCGCCGAGGACCGCGAGCTGCGGCGGCTGGAGGGCGCGGCGGCGGCGCTGTTCGGCTCCAGCATGCGCACGATCCGGATCATGGCGCGGTTCCAGCCCGCGCTGGCGGCCGTCCCGGCGTTCGGGCAGGTCGCGGTGCTGGCGTTCGGCGGCTGGCTGGCGATCCGGCACCAGATCACGGTCGGGACGTTCCTGGCGTTCGCGTCCTACCTCGTCATGCTCACCGGCCCGGCGCAGAGCCTCGCGGGGCTGTTCGGCCGCGTCCAGCAGGCCCGCGCGGGCGCGGCGCGCGTGTTCGAGCTGCTGGACTCCGTCCCGGCGGTCGCGGACGCCCCGGACGCGGTGGAGCTGCCGAAAGTCGCGGGCCGCATCGACTTCGACGCCGTGACGTTCGGGTTCCGCCGCTCCGAACCGGTCCTGGACGGCTTCGACCTGCATCTGGCGCCCGGCGAGACGGTCGCGCTCGTCGGCGCGTCCGCGTCCGGGAAGTCCACGGCCGCGATGCTGCTCGCGCGGTTCTACGACCCGCAGCAAGGAAGCGTGCGGGTGGACGGCCGGGACGTGCGGTCGGTGACGCTCGGCTCGCTGCGCTCCCAGATTGGCATGGTGTTCGAGGACGCGTTCCTGTACTCCCGGAGCGTCCGCGACAACATCGCGCACGGCCGTCCGGACGCCACCGACGCCGAGGTGGCCGCCGCCGCGCGCGCCGCCGAGGCCGCCGGGTTCATCGCGGCGCTGCCCGACGGGTACGCGACCGTCGTCGGCGAGCGCGGCATCACGCTGTCGGGCGGGCAGCGGCAGCGGCTCGCGCTGGCCCGCGCGCTGCTGGCCGACCCGCCCGTGCTGGTCCTGGACGGCGCGACGAGCGCGGTCGACGCGCGGGTCGAGGAGAGCATCCACGCGACGCTGCGGCGCGTCCTCGCCGGCCGGACGACGCTGATCATCGCGCACCGCCGGTCCACGCTGCGCCTCGCCGACCGGATCGCCGTCGTGGACGCGGGCCGCGTCGTCGACACCGGCACGCACGAGGAGCTGACGGCCCGCTGCGCCCGGTACCGCGTGCTGCTGGCGGGCGAGCGGGAGCAACTGGACGACGGCGCGGACGAGCCCGAACCCGTCCGGCGCGCGGCGCCCGAACGGGCCGAACTGCTCCCCGAGGACGCCGACCTGCTGCGCCGCGTCGCCGAGCTGCCGCCCGCGACGGACGTGCCGGGCGTGGACGTCGCCGCCGAGACCCGTCCCGACTCCGGCTTCACGCTGCGGAGGTTCCTGCGGCCGTACCGGGGCGCGCTCGCGGCCGGGCTCGCGCTCGTGCTGTGCGACGCGGCGGCCGGGATCGCCGGGCCGTACCTGTCGCGCGACGGCGTGGACCGGGGCGTCCTGCACGGCGACACCGCCGCCGTCCTGGCCGTCGCGGGCGTGTTCTGCCTGGTCACCGTGCTCGGCGTGCTCGCCGGACGGGCCGTGACGCTGGTGACCGGACGGACCGGCGAGCGGCTGATGTACGCGCTCCGGCTCCGCGTCTTCGCCCAGCTCCAGCGGCTCGGGGTCGACTACTACGAGCGCGAGATGGCCGGCCGGATCATGACCCGGATGACCACCGACGTCAGCGCCTTCTCCGCGCTGCTGTCGGACGGGCTGCTGACCGCCGTCGCCGGGACGTTCACGTTCGCGGGCGTCGCCGTCGCGATGTTCACGATGAACGCGCGGCTGGCGGGCGCGACGGCGCTGGTGCTCCTCCCGCTGATCGCGGCGACCGTCGTGTTCCGGCGGCTGTCGGCCGGGCCGTACCGTGAGGCGCGGGACCGGATCGCGACCGTCAACGCCGTCCTCCAGGAGTCGCTGTCGGGCGTGCGGGAGACGCAGGCGTTCGCGCAGGAGGAGCGGCGGCAGCGCGAGTTCGCCGCCGCGACCCGCGCCTACGCCGACGCGCGGCTGCGCTCGCAGCACCTCATCTCGCTGTACTTCCCGTTCGTGCAGTTCCTCGGCGAGGTGGCCGCCGTCCTCGTGCTCGGGCTCGGCGCGGGCCTGGCCGGCGGGGGCGCGCTGACGGCCGGGGAGCTGATCGCGTTCCTGCTGTACCTGGACCTGTTCTTCAGCCCGATCCAGCAGTTCGCGGACGTCTTCGACGACTGGCAGCAGGCGCGGGTCTCGATGGGCCGGATCGGCGGGCTGATGGCCGCGCCGCTGACCGTCCCCGCGCCCGAGCGCCCTGCGCCGCTCCCGGACATCACGGGGGCGATCGAGTTCCGGGACGTCCGGTACGCCTACCCCGGCACCGGCACCGACGTCGTCACCGGCGTCGACCTGCGCGTCGCGCCCGGCGAGCGGGTGGCGATCGTCGGGGCGACGGGCGCGGGCAAGTCCACGCTCGTCCGGCTGGCCGCCCGGTTCGCCGACCCGGTGGCGGGCGCGGTGCTGGTGGACGGCTGCGACCTGCGCACTCTCGACCCGGCCGCCTACCGCCGCCGCCTCGGGTACGTCCCGCAGGAGCCGTTCCTGTTCGCCGGGACCGTCCGCGACAACATCGCCTACGGGGACCCCGGCGCCTCCGACGAGCGCGTCCGGGCGGCGGCGCGGGCCGTCGGCGCGCACGCCGCCATCGCGGCCATGCCCGACGGCTACGACACCGAGGTCACCGAACGCGGACGGTCGCTCTCGGCGGGGCAGCGCCAGCTCGTCTGCCTGGCCCGCGCCGAGCTGGTGGCCCCGGCGATCCTGCTGCTGGACGAGGCAACCGCCGACCTCGACCTCGCCACCGAGGCGCGCGTGACCGCCGCGATGGACCGCCTGGCGTCCGGCCGGACGACGCTGCTCATCGCCCACCGCCTCCAGACCGCCCGGCACGCCGACACGATCGTCGTCATGGACGGCGGCCGGATCGTCGAGTCCGGCACCCACGACGCCCTGCTCGCGGCGGACGGCGCCTACGCGCGCCTGTGGACCGCCGCGTCCTGA
- a CDS encoding glycosyltransferase family 4 protein, whose translation MKVAIVTESFLPRVNGVTNSVCRILEQLAAGGHEALVVAPRPGPDGYAGAPVELVPGVALPFYSSFVVGVPARRVTSVLRDFRPDVVHLASPLVLGTSGLAAARRLDVPAVAVFQTDIAGFARRYGLRATDPLIWWWLRRLHAGAERTLAPSTPVVAELERRGFPRVHLWGRGVDRRRFHPRHRSAALRARLAPGGEILVGYVGRLAAEKRPGLLAHLADLPGVRLVVVGDGPEERSLRRRLPDAVFTGFRTGTELSELMASLDVFVHTGADDTFCQTVQEALACGVPVVAAAAGGPLDLVRPCVNGLLYAPDDAEGLRAAVVTLAADAGLRRSMGLRALESVHGRGWDTVCAELVGHYREAVHGTAPGRRAKTAA comes from the coding sequence GTGAAGGTCGCCATCGTGACGGAGTCGTTCCTGCCCCGCGTGAACGGGGTCACGAACTCGGTCTGCCGCATCCTCGAACAGCTCGCCGCCGGCGGGCACGAGGCGCTTGTCGTCGCGCCCCGGCCCGGCCCGGACGGGTACGCCGGGGCGCCCGTCGAACTCGTGCCCGGCGTCGCGCTCCCCTTCTACTCGTCGTTCGTCGTCGGGGTCCCGGCCCGCCGCGTCACCTCGGTGCTGCGGGACTTCCGGCCCGACGTCGTCCACCTGGCCTCGCCGCTCGTGCTCGGGACGTCCGGGCTGGCGGCGGCGCGGCGGCTGGACGTCCCGGCCGTCGCGGTGTTCCAGACCGACATCGCCGGATTCGCCCGGCGGTACGGGCTGCGCGCCACCGACCCGCTGATCTGGTGGTGGCTGCGCCGCCTGCACGCGGGCGCCGAGCGCACGCTGGCGCCGTCCACGCCCGTCGTCGCCGAGTTGGAGCGGCGCGGGTTCCCGCGCGTCCACCTGTGGGGACGCGGCGTGGACCGCCGCCGCTTCCACCCCCGCCACCGGTCGGCGGCGCTGCGCGCGCGGCTCGCCCCGGGCGGCGAGATCCTGGTCGGCTACGTCGGACGGCTCGCCGCCGAGAAGCGCCCCGGGCTGCTGGCCCATCTGGCGGACCTGCCCGGCGTCCGGCTCGTCGTGGTCGGCGACGGCCCCGAGGAGCGGTCGCTGCGCCGCCGGCTGCCGGACGCCGTGTTCACCGGGTTCCGCACCGGGACCGAGCTGTCGGAGCTGATGGCGTCGCTGGACGTGTTCGTCCACACCGGCGCCGACGACACGTTCTGCCAGACCGTCCAGGAGGCGCTGGCCTGCGGCGTCCCCGTCGTCGCGGCGGCGGCGGGCGGGCCGCTGGACCTCGTCCGGCCGTGCGTGAACGGGCTGCTGTACGCGCCCGACGACGCCGAGGGCCTGCGCGCGGCCGTGGTGACGCTCGCCGCCGACGCCGGGCTGCGGCGGAGCATGGGGCTGCGGGCGCTGGAGTCCGTCCACGGGCGCGGCTGGGACACCGTCTGCGCGGAGCTGGTCGGCCACTACCGGGAGGCCGTCCACGGCACGGCGCCCGGACGGCGGGCGAAGACGGCCGCGTGA
- a CDS encoding DUF2334 domain-containing protein, whose translation MRRSAFPFVVSVHDVAPSTAGPSARWLADLDERGVHATLLLIPGPFGGGPALPDDPALVRLLHRAAGRGHELSLHGYRHEGVPGGPRWRRGVNRVLARGAGEFWSLTERQAARRLGAGLELLAAADIAVTGFTPPGWLASPGTRRALASLGFAYWTSQLAVHPLPGGPVRAMPALSHRPGGAGERFGARLMVDAARVLARSGTPFRIALHPADLGRPGLRRAALAAVDLAVAAGGRPVTYATLAAA comes from the coding sequence GTGAGACGTTCCGCCTTCCCGTTCGTCGTCTCGGTCCACGACGTGGCGCCGAGCACCGCGGGGCCGAGCGCCCGGTGGCTCGCCGACCTGGACGAACGCGGTGTCCACGCCACGCTCCTGCTGATCCCCGGGCCGTTCGGCGGCGGTCCGGCGCTGCCGGACGACCCGGCGCTCGTCCGCCTGCTGCACCGGGCCGCCGGACGCGGCCACGAGCTGTCCCTGCACGGCTATCGGCACGAGGGCGTCCCCGGCGGGCCGCGCTGGCGGCGGGGGGTGAACCGGGTGCTGGCGCGCGGCGCGGGCGAGTTCTGGTCGCTGACCGAGCGGCAGGCCGCGCGGCGCCTCGGCGCGGGGTTGGAGCTGCTGGCGGCGGCGGACATCGCCGTCACCGGCTTCACGCCCCCCGGCTGGCTGGCCTCGCCGGGGACGCGGCGGGCTCTGGCCTCCCTCGGCTTCGCGTACTGGACGAGCCAGCTCGCCGTCCATCCCCTGCCGGGCGGGCCGGTCCGGGCGATGCCCGCGCTCTCGCACCGGCCGGGCGGGGCGGGGGAGCGGTTCGGCGCCCGGCTGATGGTTGACGCCGCCCGCGTGCTCGCCCGATCCGGAACGCCGTTCCGTATCGCGCTGCACCCCGCCGACCTCGGCCGTCCCGGGCTGCGCCGCGCCGCGCTCGCCGCCGTCGACCTGGCCGTCGCGGCGGGCGGGCGCCCGGTGACCTACGCGACGCTGGCGGCGGCATGA
- a CDS encoding glycosyltransferase, with protein MRVVQLANLYSPVSGGLRTAVDRLGAGYAAAGHDRALVVPGRAHTRREDENGVVVTVPGASVAPGYRIVLNPRPVLRALARLRPDVVEVSDKASLTVVARWARRNGVRSVLFSHERLDAILASRTPGPVPLAPLTDRWNRRLAASFDAVVTTSAFAEDEFARVGAPRLHRVPLGVDLDTFRPGAARPDGGPVRLLHLGRLSREKRPGLALATVAELRRRGMAVELDVVGGGPLAPALRALAERGDLPVRFHGHVANRADVARLLAAADVALAPCPVESFGLAVLEALACGTPVVAADRGAARELVAPGAGVAVPAVPGRFADGVQDLLRRPASERRAAARARAEEFPWTAAIARMLAVLEGHQPQL; from the coding sequence ATGAGGGTCGTCCAGCTCGCCAACCTCTACAGCCCGGTGTCCGGCGGGCTCCGCACGGCCGTCGACCGGCTCGGCGCCGGGTACGCCGCCGCCGGGCACGACCGCGCGCTCGTCGTCCCCGGCCGCGCCCACACCCGGCGCGAGGACGAGAACGGCGTCGTCGTCACCGTGCCCGGCGCGTCGGTCGCGCCCGGCTACCGGATCGTCCTCAACCCCCGGCCGGTGCTGCGGGCGCTGGCCCGGCTCCGCCCGGACGTGGTCGAGGTGTCCGACAAGGCCAGCCTCACCGTCGTCGCGCGGTGGGCGCGGCGCAACGGCGTCCGGTCGGTGCTGTTCTCGCACGAGCGCCTGGACGCGATCCTCGCGTCCCGCACGCCCGGCCCGGTCCCGCTCGCGCCGCTCACCGACCGGTGGAACCGGCGGCTCGCGGCGTCCTTCGACGCGGTCGTGACGACCTCGGCGTTCGCCGAGGACGAGTTCGCCCGCGTCGGCGCGCCCCGCCTGCACCGCGTCCCGCTCGGGGTGGACCTGGACACGTTCCGTCCGGGCGCCGCGCGGCCGGACGGCGGGCCCGTCCGGCTGCTGCACCTCGGCCGCCTGTCGCGGGAGAAACGCCCCGGGCTGGCGCTCGCGACCGTCGCGGAGCTGCGGCGGCGCGGGATGGCCGTCGAGCTGGACGTCGTCGGCGGCGGCCCGCTCGCCCCGGCGCTGCGGGCGCTGGCCGAGCGCGGCGACCTGCCCGTCCGCTTCCACGGGCACGTCGCGAACCGCGCCGACGTGGCCCGGCTGCTCGCGGCCGCCGACGTCGCGCTGGCCCCCTGCCCGGTCGAGTCGTTCGGCCTCGCGGTGCTGGAGGCCCTGGCCTGCGGCACGCCCGTCGTGGCCGCCGACCGGGGCGCGGCGCGCGAGCTGGTGGCGCCGGGCGCGGGCGTCGCGGTCCCGGCCGTCCCGGGACGGTTCGCCGACGGCGTGCAGGACCTGCTGCGCCGTCCCGCGTCCGAACGCCGCGCCGCCGCCCGCGCCCGCGCCGAGGAGTTCCCCTGGACGGCCGCGATCGCCCGGATGCTCGCCGTCCTGGAAGGGCATCAGCCGCAGTTGTGA
- a CDS encoding SDR family oxidoreductase — protein sequence MTELNGKVAVVAGGAKNLGGLISERFAAAGANVVVHYHGAASEADAEKTVGAVQAAGTQAVAVQGDLTRVADVQRLFDTALDEFGGVDVAVNTTGMVLRKPILDTTEADFDTMFAVNAKAAYFFLQEAGRRLNDNGSIISVVTSLLAAFTDGYSTYAGAKAPLEHFTRAAAKEFASRGIAVNNVAPGPMDTPFFYPQETPERVAFHRSQAMGDRLTRIEDIVPLVEFLATGGRWITGQTIFANGGYTTR from the coding sequence ATGACCGAGCTGAACGGGAAAGTGGCCGTCGTCGCGGGCGGCGCGAAGAACCTCGGCGGGCTGATCAGCGAGCGGTTCGCGGCGGCGGGCGCGAACGTCGTCGTCCATTACCACGGCGCCGCGTCCGAGGCCGACGCGGAGAAGACCGTCGGGGCGGTGCAGGCGGCCGGGACGCAGGCCGTCGCGGTGCAGGGCGACCTCACGCGCGTCGCCGACGTCCAGCGGCTGTTCGACACGGCGCTGGACGAGTTCGGCGGCGTGGACGTCGCCGTCAACACCACCGGAATGGTGCTCAGGAAACCGATCCTGGACACCACCGAGGCCGACTTCGACACCATGTTCGCCGTCAACGCCAAGGCCGCCTATTTCTTCCTCCAGGAGGCCGGGCGCCGCCTCAACGACAACGGCTCGATCATCAGCGTCGTCACGTCGCTGCTGGCGGCCTTCACCGACGGGTACTCCACCTACGCGGGCGCGAAGGCGCCGCTGGAGCATTTCACCCGCGCGGCGGCGAAGGAGTTCGCGAGCCGGGGGATCGCGGTGAACAACGTCGCCCCCGGGCCGATGGACACGCCGTTCTTCTACCCGCAGGAGACGCCCGAGCGGGTCGCGTTCCACCGGTCCCAGGCGATGGGGGACCGGCTCACCCGGATCGAGGACATCGTCCCGCTCGTGGAGTTCCTGGCGACCGGCGGCCGGTGGATCACCGGCCAGACGATCTTCGCCAACGGCGGGTACACCACCCGCTGA
- a CDS encoding LysR family transcriptional regulator codes for MLDLRKLDHLIAVAEEGGFTRAAERLHLTQQALSTSVRALEREVGVPLLDRQGGRVTVLPAGAALIEDARVLHGLARSAVRRARAVGRDEPETLRVGHTPAVTGEEVSVLVAAARAAHPGLRAESHQRYPDDLADDLTAGRLDLGLCRGMRAPHGLVRATLARHRLRVAVAADHPLAGRPAVALADLRDQRILVWGTPGRSSYTDFLLDQCRRAGFEPRHERSELQGTPPATAVIGTDAVAFVTLAPGPAADGRVRVLDLEPAVHAPLHALWPQHTTSPARTAFLDAAAG; via the coding sequence ATGCTGGACCTGCGCAAGCTGGACCACCTGATCGCGGTGGCCGAGGAGGGCGGCTTCACCCGGGCCGCCGAGCGCCTGCACCTCACGCAGCAGGCGCTCAGCACGTCCGTCCGCGCCCTCGAACGCGAGGTGGGCGTGCCGCTGCTGGACCGGCAGGGCGGCCGGGTGACCGTCCTGCCCGCCGGAGCCGCGCTGATCGAGGACGCCCGCGTCCTGCACGGCCTGGCCCGGTCGGCGGTGCGGCGCGCCCGCGCGGTCGGCCGGGACGAGCCCGAGACGCTGCGCGTCGGCCACACCCCGGCGGTGACGGGCGAGGAGGTCAGCGTCCTGGTCGCCGCCGCCCGCGCCGCGCACCCCGGCCTGCGCGCCGAGAGCCACCAGCGCTACCCCGACGACCTCGCCGACGACCTCACCGCCGGGCGCCTCGACCTCGGGCTGTGCCGGGGGATGCGGGCGCCGCACGGGCTCGTCCGGGCGACGCTCGCGCGGCACCGGCTGCGCGTCGCCGTCGCCGCCGACCACCCGCTGGCCGGACGGCCCGCCGTCGCCCTCGCCGACCTGCGCGACCAGCGGATCCTCGTCTGGGGGACGCCCGGCCGGTCGAGCTACACCGACTTCCTCCTGGACCAGTGCCGCCGGGCCGGGTTCGAGCCCCGCCACGAGCGCAGCGAACTGCAGGGCACCCCGCCCGCGACGGCCGTGATCGGCACCGACGCCGTCGCGTTCGTGACGCTCGCGCCGGGGCCGGCGGCGGACGGCCGGGTCCGCGTCCTGGACCTCGAACCGGCCGTCCACGCGCCGCTGCACGCGCTCTGGCCGCAGCACACGACGTCCCCGGCCCGCACGGCCTTTTTGGACGCCGCCGCCGGCTAG
- a CDS encoding cation diffusion facilitator family transporter, with product MASHGHGHGHGHGHRRRGVRARIRHVVRPHSHEAADRVDAALESSAEGMRALWVSLGMLAATAAVQAVVAALSGSVALLGDTLHNAADALTAVPLGLAFWLGRRPPDRRYTYGYGRAEDLAGVAVVAAIAASSAAAAWTAAERLVHPQPVSGLPAVAAAALVGFAGNELVARHRMRVGRRIGSAALVADGLHARTDGFASLAVLLGAGGAALGWDRADPVVGLAITVVILAVLRQAAREVVRRLMDAVDPALVATAEDVLRATPGVRDAGTVRLRWIGHRLRAECEIVVPPDATVAAAHRIAVDAERALLDALPRLAAATVHADPETAAGARHHAAR from the coding sequence ATGGCCAGTCACGGGCATGGGCACGGACACGGGCACGGACACCGGCGGCGGGGCGTGCGGGCGCGGATCCGGCACGTCGTCCGGCCGCACTCGCACGAGGCCGCCGACCGGGTGGACGCCGCGCTGGAGTCCAGCGCCGAGGGCATGCGCGCCCTGTGGGTGTCGCTCGGGATGCTGGCGGCGACGGCGGCCGTCCAGGCGGTGGTCGCGGCGCTGTCGGGGTCGGTGGCGCTGCTCGGCGACACGCTGCACAACGCGGCCGACGCGCTGACCGCCGTGCCGCTCGGCCTCGCGTTCTGGCTCGGCCGCCGGCCGCCCGACCGCCGCTACACCTACGGGTACGGACGGGCCGAAGACCTCGCGGGAGTCGCCGTCGTGGCGGCCATCGCCGCGTCCTCGGCGGCGGCGGCATGGACGGCGGCGGAACGGCTCGTCCATCCGCAGCCGGTGTCCGGCCTGCCCGCCGTGGCCGCCGCCGCGCTCGTCGGGTTCGCGGGCAACGAGCTGGTCGCCCGGCACCGGATGCGGGTGGGCCGCCGCATCGGGTCGGCCGCGCTCGTCGCCGACGGCCTGCACGCCCGCACCGACGGGTTCGCGTCGCTGGCCGTCCTGCTCGGGGCGGGGGGCGCCGCGCTCGGCTGGGACCGCGCCGACCCGGTGGTGGGCCTGGCGATCACCGTCGTGATCCTGGCGGTGCTGCGGCAGGCGGCCCGGGAGGTCGTCCGGCGGCTCATGGACGCCGTCGACCCGGCGCTGGTCGCGACCGCCGAGGACGTCCTGCGCGCCACGCCGGGCGTCCGGGACGCCGGGACGGTCCGGCTGCGCTGGATCGGGCACCGGCTGCGCGCCGAGTGCGAGATCGTCGTCCCGCCCGACGCCACGGTCGCGGCGGCGCACCGGATCGCGGTGGACGCCGAGCGGGCGCTGCTGGACGCGCTCCCCCGGCTGGCCGCCGCGACCGTCCACGCCGACCCCGAGACCGCCGCGGGCGCCCGCCACCACGCCGCCCGCTAG
- a CDS encoding methyltransferase domain-containing protein gives MFASLYDPLVAVLTLGRARSLRAATLDAAGVRPGDDVLDVGCATGPLTRAARAAVGPDARVTGLDASEEMLTRARARADGVDFVHGRAQRLPFAPASFDVVVLSLVLHYLDREQAAAALAEARRVLRPGGRAVVVDFARAGSAAGHVRAHLMLHGHAAATAPDHAALLTASGLTGVRSAPCPVPALTITRGTAPGDER, from the coding sequence ATGTTCGCTTCGCTCTACGACCCGCTCGTCGCGGTGCTGACGCTCGGCCGCGCCCGTTCGCTGCGCGCGGCGACGCTGGACGCCGCCGGGGTGCGGCCCGGCGACGACGTCCTGGACGTCGGCTGCGCGACCGGCCCCCTCACCCGCGCCGCGCGCGCCGCCGTCGGCCCGGACGCGCGGGTCACCGGCCTGGACGCGTCCGAGGAGATGCTCACCCGGGCCCGCGCCCGCGCCGACGGGGTGGATTTCGTGCACGGACGGGCGCAGCGGCTGCCGTTCGCCCCCGCGTCCTTCGACGTCGTCGTGCTCAGCCTCGTCCTGCACTACCTCGACCGCGAGCAGGCCGCCGCCGCGCTGGCCGAGGCGCGCCGCGTGCTCCGGCCGGGCGGGCGCGCGGTCGTCGTGGACTTCGCCCGCGCCGGGTCCGCCGCCGGACACGTCCGCGCCCACCTGATGCTGCACGGGCACGCCGCCGCGACCGCGCCCGACCACGCCGCGCTGCTGACCGCGAGCGGCCTGACGGGCGTCCGCTCCGCGCCGTGCCCCGTCCCGGCCCTGACGATCACGCGCGGCACGGCACCCGGGGACGAGCGGTGA
- a CDS encoding TetR/AcrR family transcriptional regulator, with amino-acid sequence MRQQRTDRRSARTRRLLMGALMDLMLVKRYDAITVQEITDRADVGRSTFYAHFTDKDALLVDGARQMIGGLPAGDGAHVSLALLRHIGARAEMYVVMSRGRGLPLFLDALHRELTAVYADRLAARASAPPAVPLPLLAAMVSSMLLTALRGWLEAGAAEPPETVDRAFRTAADAAIRAGLAPA; translated from the coding sequence ATGCGGCAACAGCGGACGGACCGCCGGTCGGCGCGCACGCGGCGGCTGCTGATGGGCGCGCTGATGGACCTCATGCTCGTCAAGCGCTACGACGCGATCACCGTCCAGGAGATCACCGACCGCGCCGACGTCGGCCGCTCCACCTTCTACGCGCACTTCACCGACAAGGACGCGCTGCTCGTCGACGGCGCCCGCCAGATGATCGGCGGCCTCCCGGCCGGCGACGGCGCGCACGTCAGCCTCGCCCTGCTCCGGCACATCGGCGCGCGGGCCGAGATGTACGTGGTGATGTCGCGCGGCCGGGGCCTGCCGCTGTTCCTGGACGCCCTGCACCGCGAGCTGACGGCCGTCTACGCCGACCGCCTGGCCGCGCGGGCGTCCGCCCCGCCCGCCGTGCCGCTCCCGCTGCTCGCGGCGATGGTGTCCAGCATGCTGCTGACGGCCCTGCGCGGCTGGCTCGAAGCGGGCGCGGCCGAACCGCCCGAGACGGTCGACCGCGCGTTCCGCACCGCCGCCGACGCCGCGATCCGCGCGGGCCTCGCCCCGGCCTGA